One segment of Deltaproteobacteria bacterium DNA contains the following:
- a CDS encoding YciI family protein has translation MWFIGMRSAVKPREEWTVTLDDHLSWMKRQHAAGKIVMSGPTPDRRLGIYLIRADSRDEAEEIAGSDPYTAAGFCTFELIEWEIHQMMGAGPFSMAEIKAQGR, from the coding sequence ATGTGGTTCATCGGAATGAGGAGCGCGGTCAAGCCCAGGGAGGAGTGGACCGTCACGCTGGACGATCATCTGTCCTGGATGAAGCGCCAGCATGCGGCGGGAAAAATCGTCATGTCGGGGCCGACGCCGGACCGCCGGCTCGGCATCTACCTCATACGCGCGGACTCACGGGACGAGGCGGAGGAGATCGCCGGCAGCGACCCCTACACGGCGGCCGGTTTCTGCACGTTCGAGCTGATCGAGTGGGAGATCCACCAGATGATGGGGGCCGGGCCGTTCTCCATGGCGGAGATCAAGGCCCAGGGGCGGTAG